One part of the Muntiacus reevesi chromosome 18, mMunRee1.1, whole genome shotgun sequence genome encodes these proteins:
- the KRT40 gene encoding keratin, type I cytoskeletal 40 produces the protein MASDCSPTGCSSESSARTSDCALTSTCSVETTSLPSACATSSCQTPSFLSGSRLPAGCLPPSCFAGSCNIPCLVGNCAWCEDGVFNSNEKETMQFLNDRLASYLEKVRGLEELNAELESRIREQCEEDVPLVCPDYQCYFDTIEDLQQKILCTKAENCRLAVQLDNCKLAADDFRSKYESELSLRQLVETDISGLRGILGELTVCRSDLEAHVESLKDDLLCLKKNHEEEVNVLRGQLGDRLSVELNTAPTTDLNRVLDEMRCQYETVLANNRRDVEEWFAVQTEELNQQQLSSAEQLQGCQTEILELKRTANTLEIELQAQQSLTESLECTVAETEAQYSSELAQIQCLIDNVENQLAEIRCDLERQNEEYQVLLDTKARLECEINTYQGLLDSEDGRLPCNPCSATSTSNNTCEPCSAYIICTVENSCP, from the exons ATGGCTTCTGACTGCTCCCCCACGGGCTGCTCTTCTGAATCGAGTGCCAGGACTTCTGATTGTGCGCTTACTTCAACCTGTTCCGTTGAAACCACTAGTCTCCCCAGCGCCTGTGCCACGTCCAGCTGCCAGACCCCCAGCTTTCTATCCGGGTCTCGCTTGCCAGCTGGGTGCCTCCCGCCGTCCTGCTTTGCTGGGAGTTGTAATATCCCGTGCTTGGTGGGGAACTGTGCCTGGTGTGAGGATGGTGTGTTCAACAGCAACGAGAAGGAGACAATGCAATTCCTGAATGACAGGCTCGCCAGCTATCTGGAGAAGGTGCGCGGGCTGGAGGAGTTGAATGCCGAGTTGGAAAGCAGGATCCgagaacagtgtgaagaggaTGTCCCGTTGGTGTGCCCTGATTATCAGTGTTACTTTGACACCATTGAAGATCTCCAACAAAAG ATCTTGTGTACGAAGGCAGAGAATTGTAGACTTGCCGTACAGCTTGACAACTGCAAACTGGCTGCTGATGACTTTAGGTCAAA GTACGAGTCTGAACTCTCTCTTCGCCAGCTGGTAGAGACTGACATTAGTGGCCTGCGTGGGATTCTGGGTGAGCTGACTGTGTGCAGATCTGATCTGGAGGCCCATGTGGAGTCTCTGAAGGATGATCTCCTTTGCCTGAAGAAAAACCATGAAGAG GAGGTCAACGTGCTTCGTGGACAGCTGGGTGACCGACTCAGTGTGGAACTAAACACTGCCCCCACCACGGATCTCAACAGGGTCTTGGATGAGATGCGTTGTCAGTATGAAACTGTGCTGGCCAACAACCGCAGAGACGTGGAAGAATGGTTCGCTGTTCAG ACAGAGGAACTGAATCAGCAGCAGCTATCCAGCGCAGAGCAGCTGCAGGGTTGCCAGACGGAGATCTTGGAACTGAAGCGCACAGCCAACACTCTGGAAATTGAGCTTCAagcacagcagagcctg ACAGAATCTCTGGAATGCACCGTGGCGGAGACCGAGGCCCAGTACAGCTCGGAGCTGGCCCAGATACAGTGTCTGATCGATAACGTGGAGAACCAGCTGGCCGAGATCCGCTGCGACCTGGAGCGGCAGAACGAGGAGTACCAGGTGCTGCTGGACACCAAGGCCCGGCTGGAGTGTGAGATCAACACGTACCAGGGGCTGCTGGACAGCGAGGACGGCAG gcttccctgtaacccatgttctgcaacaagcaCGTCAAACAACACTTGTGAGCCATGCTCGGCGTATATAATTTGCACAGTGGAAAACAGCTGTCCCTGA
- the KRT39 gene encoding keratin, type I cytoskeletal 39: MSSATPCQSCPGITNVTTILPNTSCQHGGLKANSCQPTGHVLRTLQPQDYKPAPCFSLTPLCLISSFNTCPFLEDCGWCDGGINSNEKETMKTLNDRLANYLEKVRMLERENATLECKIQEEGNKELPVICPDYLSYYAIIEELQQKVLCTKAENSRLVSQIDNTKLTADDLRAKYEAEVSLRQLVEADANGLQQILNALTLGKADLEAQVQSLKEELLCLKNDHEQEISSLQSQLGDRLNIEVTSAPSVDLNWVLQEMRCQYESIMETNRKDVEEWFNTQMEELNQQVVTSTQQQQCYQKEIIELRRTMNALEIELQAQHRMRDSQECALTETEARYAALLAQIQCLIDNLEAQLAEIRGALERQNQEYKILLDVKSRLECEIATYHSLLESSDGKLPCHPCAIKHESSACISSKARTMECTAPVHTSSLGPCGIHESRSACSILPRILVKICTITEEIKDGKVISSHEHVQPCFITRTAKA; encoded by the exons atgtcttctgcaacaccatgcCAAAGTTGTCCTGGGATTACAAATGTAACAACCATCCTTCCTAACACCAGCTGCCAGCATGGTGGTCTTAAAGCCAATAGCTGTCAACCAACCGGCCATGTCCTGAGAACTCTTCAGCCCCAAGACTACAAACCCGCTCCTTGCTTTTCGCTCACACCTCTCTGCTTAATCAGCAGCTTCAACACCTGTCCCTTTCTGGAGGACTGTGGCTGGTGTGATGGTGGCATCAACAGTAATGAGAAAGAGACCATGAAAACCTTGAACGATCGCCTTGCTAACTACCTGGAAAAGGTACGAATGCTGGAACGAGAGAACGCCACACTGGAGTGTAAAATCCAGGAAGAAGGTAACAAGGAACTCCCGGTCATATGTCCTGACTACCTATCCTACTATGCAATCATTGAGGAGCTCCAGCAAAAG GTCTTGTGTACCAAGGCTGAGAATTCCAGACTGGTTTCACAAATCGACAACACCAAACTGACTGCTGATGACTTGAGAGCCAA GTACGAAGCTGAGGTGTCCCTACGCCAGCTAGTGGAGGCAGATGCCAATGGCCTACAGCAGATCTTGAATGCACTGACGCTGGGCAAGGCTGACCTGGAGGCACAAGTCCAGTCTCTGAAAGAGGAGCTCCTTTGCCTCAAAAACGACCATGAACAG GAAATCAGTTCCTTACAGAGCCAGCTTGGGGACAGACTCAACATTGAAGTGACCAGTGCCCCTTCTGTTGACCTAAACTGGGTTCTCCAAGAAATGAGATGTCAATATGAGTCCATCATGGAGACAAACCGCAAAGATGTGGAAGAGTGGTTCAACACACAG ATGGAGGAGCTGAACCAGCAGGTGGTGACCAGCACTCAGCAACAGCAGTGCTACCAGAAGGAGATCATTGAACTGAGACGCACCATGAATGCTCTGGAGATTGAACTGCAGGCCCAGCACCGAATG AGAGATTCCCAGGAATGTGCCCTGACAGAAACGGAAGCCCGCTACGCAGCCTTGCTGGCCCAGATCCAGTGTCTGATCGATAACCTAGAGGCTCAGCTGGCAGAGATCCGGGGGGCCCTGGAAAGACAGAACCAAGAATACAAGATTCTGCTAGATGTCAAGTCCCGACTGGAGTGTGAGATTGCCACATACCACAGCCTTCTGGAGAGCTCAGATGGCaa gcttccctgtcacCCGTGTGCCATCAAGCATGAGTCTTCTGCTTGCATATCCAGCAAGGCCAGGACCATGGAATGCACAGCCCCAGTTCACACGTCATCCTTGGGCCCCTGTGGAATACATGAGTCCCGCAGTGCCTGCAGCATCCTGCCCAGAATTCTGGTTAAAATTTGCACCATCACTGAGGAGATCAAGGATGGGAAAGTCATTTCTTCTCACGAGCACGTGCAGCCTTGCTTCATCACCAGAACTGCCAAAGCCTGA